A segment of the Bdellovibrio bacteriovorus genome:
ATACCGGCGTTGATCAAAGTTGCAAACTGACGAGTGAAGATCTGCAGGTCCTTCCCTTTTACGGTGGGAGCAAACAGACTGGCCGTTTTTCCCGCGGAAGCGCGCGTAGCGCCGAAGGCTACCACCCGCACTGGCAAAAGCTGCTGGGCACGCAGACGGATAATGGCTTCCTGCTGGGAAGCCGCTTCGATCTCGCCCTGAACCATTTGGCCAGAGGCATTCTTGGCCTGATACTGGAATTTTGCCATCTTAGATACCTACCTTCTTAAGAAGCTGATCAAGATTGTCCGGGTCGCGGGACACTTCAAACGCGGTTTTTAAATCCACGCGACGACGGATCAGATGCTGCAACAAAGACTGATTCAAAGTCAGGATGCCGGAGTTTTCCGGAGCCTGGGTCAAAAGATTTTCCAAAGATTTCAGATCCTGATCTTCAATCAGGCCGCGCACCTGAGGCTTCATCAGAAGCACTTCATGTGCAAAAACCTTTTCACCGCTCAGACCCGCCACCGGATACTGACCGGAAGCCATCGTCAGCACTTCCGCCAGACGAGGGGCGCCGTGTTCTCCAAAACGCTCACCCAAAGTGGAAAGCGCACGACGAAGAGCATTTGTCACTGATGGAGCCTTCATGGAATAAATCACGAACACACCCTGTTCGGCCAAAGACAAAGCCTCCAGCAAAGATTCTTCGTCGTTAAAGCCGTCATAGACGACCATGTCCACGCCGGCCATCAGACTTTCTTTTTCTTCCGGGCGGGCAAATTCACCGTTGTGATAGATATAGCAGGATCTGGATTCACGCACCTGCGGAAACGCCTTGCGCGAAAACACCACACCCAGGAATGACTTTTCATCAGAGATTTTCTGCAGAATTCGGTGCAGGGCCCACACCTGACCGGCTTCACCCGGACCGGACAACAGCACCAGACCCTTCATGCGCAGACAAGCTTCCAGCAACGACGGGGGCAGCGCCACTTCCTGCTTTCCACCGTCAAGATCCATGTCCAAAACAGCCTTCATGGTGCTGTCCTGCTGGAAGAAGGAAAAACCAATACGCAATGTATCCAGTGCTGCTTCCCCTTGCACCACACCCGTGGTTTCAAGCACCGCTTTTTGCTGGGTGCTGAGCAGGCTTTGCTGCAAAAGATTCCATTCCGTCATCAACGCAGGTGATGAGCGCAAACTTGTCCAGCCTGAAGCCAGACGAGCACGCGGCTCACTGCCGACAACAAATAAAAATTCTTCCGCTTTTTTGGCTTTAGCCTGCAAAAGGAGCTCGGTCAGACTCATTAGGTGTCCTTCACTGATGCGTTGAGCACTTCTTCAATAGTTGTTACGCCACGTTTTAGTTTCAAAAGCGCACTTCGGCGCAGGGTTCTCATCCCCTGTTCACGGGCCAGGAAACGAAGCTGTCCGGTGGAGGCACCCTTCAAGATGGCCTCTTTCATTTTCTCGGTCATGGCCAGCAATTCGTAAATCGCCAGACGGCCTTTGATGCCGGTGTTGTTGCAGTTGGCGCAACCCTTTCCACGCATCAATTTATATTCCCCGATTTCAGCCTGCGGCACGCCCAGATTCAGCAGAGTCTGCGCCGGCACTTCCACCGGAGCCTTGCAGGATTCACAGACTTTACCGACCAGACGCTGGGCCACGATCAGATTCACTGTCGAAGTGATAATGTATGGAGCCACACCCATCTCGGTCAGACGAATGACAGTTCCAGGAGCATCGTTGGTGTGCAGGGTGCTGACGACCAAGTGACCTGTGGAGGCCGCTTTAAAGGCGATCTCGGCGGTTTCAAGGTCACGAATCTCCCCCACCATCACGACATCCGGATCCTGACGCAGGAAGGATTTCAGGGCGCTGGAAAAATTCAGAT
Coding sequences within it:
- a CDS encoding twitching motility protein PilT, translating into MSLTELLLQAKAKKAEEFLFVVGSEPRARLASGWTSLRSSPALMTEWNLLQQSLLSTQQKAVLETTGVVQGEAALDTLRIGFSFFQQDSTMKAVLDMDLDGGKQEVALPPSLLEACLRMKGLVLLSGPGEAGQVWALHRILQKISDEKSFLGVVFSRKAFPQVRESRSCYIYHNGEFARPEEKESLMAGVDMVVYDGFNDEESLLEALSLAEQGVFVIYSMKAPSVTNALRRALSTLGERFGEHGAPRLAEVLTMASGQYPVAGLSGEKVFAHEVLLMKPQVRGLIEDQDLKSLENLLTQAPENSGILTLNQSLLQHLIRRRVDLKTAFEVSRDPDNLDQLLKKVGI